A portion of the Streptomyces sp. NBC_00376 genome contains these proteins:
- a CDS encoding IclR family transcriptional regulator, with product MALKPEPTAPFHSVQYALRVLETVSKHGNGVTDTQISRETGLPTGHLTSLLLTLRREGYVEQVTDGAYVIGASLLLLGSGPARRQALESRLQRMLAQLRDSVGAAVYISRYVDGEIRVTQYADGPLTPAVNEWVDFRSAAHASAAGKCLLAQLDQDGRRDHISRHKTPRLTSRTITNEKVLFSKLDSQPATVPVLDLQEYAVGTVCAAVPLTAGASAGCLALSLPIEDAHRLRSAADTLNRRAAPVLLSMAL from the coding sequence GTGGCATTGAAGCCCGAACCGACCGCACCGTTCCATTCGGTGCAGTACGCCCTTCGCGTTCTCGAAACGGTCTCCAAACACGGCAACGGTGTGACGGACACCCAGATCTCCCGCGAGACGGGACTGCCCACCGGCCACCTCACCTCCCTGCTGCTGACACTGCGCCGCGAGGGTTACGTGGAGCAGGTCACCGACGGCGCGTACGTCATCGGCGCCTCGCTCCTGCTCCTCGGTTCCGGCCCGGCCCGCAGACAGGCCCTGGAGTCCAGGCTCCAGCGGATGCTGGCGCAGCTGCGCGACTCGGTCGGCGCGGCGGTCTACATCAGCCGGTACGTCGACGGCGAGATCCGGGTCACGCAGTACGCCGACGGCCCGCTCACCCCCGCGGTCAACGAGTGGGTGGACTTCCGGTCGGCGGCGCACGCCTCGGCGGCCGGCAAATGCCTGCTGGCCCAGCTCGACCAGGACGGCCGCCGGGACCACATCTCGCGCCACAAGACGCCCCGGCTCACCTCGCGGACGATCACCAACGAGAAGGTGCTCTTCTCCAAGCTGGACAGCCAGCCGGCGACGGTCCCGGTGCTCGACCTCCAGGAGTACGCGGTCGGCACGGTGTGCGCGGCGGTGCCGCTGACGGCCGGGGCATCGGCGGGCTGCCTGGCACTGTCGCTGCCGATCGAGGACGCGCACCGCCTGCGCTCGGCGGCGGACACGCTGAACCGGCGGGCGGCTCCGGTGCTCCTGTCGATGGCGCTCTAG
- the ehuA gene encoding ectoine/hydroxyectoine ABC transporter ATP-binding protein EhuA: protein MATEHLPLRKTTGAAPAAPTAPADAAPAAAPETGHPLVRFDDVVKRYGDHVVLDRLNFSVRRGEHVTLIGPSGSGKTTILRLLMTLEKVSGGVIWVDGSPLSHIRTPGGPLKPAPEKHLREARKKIGMVFQQFNLFPNMKVLQNITEAPVNVLGKDREEAETRARELLDLVGLSAKIDAHPSQLSGGQQQRVAIARALAMEPEILLLDEVTSALDPELVAGVLELLGDIARNTDITMLCVTHEMNFARDVSEKVLMFDSGRVIESGPPEKIFTDPEHERTREFLDAVL, encoded by the coding sequence TTGGCCACTGAACACCTCCCCCTGCGCAAGACGACGGGTGCGGCCCCCGCGGCCCCCACGGCCCCTGCGGACGCCGCACCGGCCGCCGCACCGGAGACCGGCCATCCGCTGGTCCGCTTCGACGATGTCGTGAAGCGGTACGGCGACCATGTCGTCCTGGACCGGCTGAACTTCTCGGTGCGGCGCGGTGAGCACGTCACCCTGATCGGGCCCAGCGGCTCGGGCAAGACCACCATCCTGCGGCTGCTGATGACGCTGGAGAAGGTCAGCGGCGGCGTCATCTGGGTGGACGGCAGCCCGCTGTCCCACATCAGGACGCCCGGCGGACCGCTGAAGCCGGCGCCGGAGAAGCATCTGCGCGAGGCGCGGAAGAAGATCGGCATGGTCTTCCAGCAGTTCAACCTCTTCCCCAACATGAAGGTGCTGCAGAACATCACCGAGGCGCCGGTCAACGTGCTGGGCAAGGACCGCGAGGAGGCGGAGACCCGGGCCCGGGAGCTGCTCGACCTGGTCGGGCTCTCCGCGAAGATCGACGCCCACCCCTCCCAGCTCTCCGGGGGGCAGCAGCAGCGGGTCGCCATCGCCCGCGCCCTGGCCATGGAGCCGGAGATCCTGCTGCTGGACGAGGTGACGTCGGCGCTCGACCCGGAACTGGTGGCCGGGGTGCTGGAGCTGCTGGGCGACATCGCCAGGAACACCGACATCACCATGCTCTGCGTGACCCATGAGATGAATTTCGCCCGGGACGTCTCGGAGAAGGTACTGATGTTCGACTCCGGGCGGGTGATCGAATCCGGTCCGCCGGAAAAAATCTTCACCGACCCGGAGCACGAACGTACGCGCGAATTCCTCGACGCGGTGCTGTGA
- the ehuD gene encoding ectoine/hydroxyectoine ABC transporter permease subunit EhuD, whose translation MNNGFDWNAAGDALPLLLEGFRVTLLATVLGTLVAAVLGLAVAVAGRAPSRLVTVPVRAVTEFVRSTPLLVQLVGAAALFTSVEPLTVGIVVLGIHYAAYTSEVYRAGIDGVPKGQWEACRALSLGPRRTWQAVILPQAVRNVLPALGNYAISMFKETPFLAVITVQEMVFEARKYGADHFAYTEAFTLAGLVFLVASYPTSLLMRKLEKRLGH comes from the coding sequence GTGAACAACGGTTTCGACTGGAACGCGGCCGGGGACGCCCTGCCCCTGCTGCTCGAAGGCTTCCGGGTCACGCTGCTCGCGACGGTGCTCGGCACGCTCGTCGCCGCGGTCCTGGGGCTGGCCGTCGCGGTCGCCGGCCGGGCCCCGAGCAGGCTGGTGACGGTGCCGGTGCGGGCCGTGACGGAGTTCGTCCGGTCCACCCCGCTGCTCGTCCAACTGGTCGGCGCGGCGGCCCTGTTCACCTCGGTGGAGCCGTTGACGGTCGGCATCGTGGTGCTGGGCATCCACTACGCCGCGTACACCTCCGAGGTGTACCGCGCCGGGATCGACGGGGTGCCCAAGGGCCAGTGGGAGGCCTGCCGGGCGCTCTCGCTCGGCCCCCGGCGGACCTGGCAGGCCGTGATCCTGCCGCAGGCGGTGCGCAATGTGCTGCCCGCGCTCGGCAACTACGCGATCTCGATGTTCAAGGAGACCCCGTTCCTCGCCGTGATCACGGTGCAGGAAATGGTCTTCGAGGCCCGTAAGTACGGCGCCGACCACTTCGCCTACACCGAGGCGTTCACGCTCGCCGGCCTGGTCTTCCTGGTCGCGAGCTACCCCACCTCGCTGCTGATGAGAAAGCTGGAGAAGCGCCTTGGCCACTGA
- the ehuC gene encoding ectoine/hydroxyectoine ABC transporter permease subunit EhuC: MSDFFSAFFDELPQVRSGLWVTLEATVLGSLAALLLSFVLGLMSISRLLVLRGTSRVVVEFFRGTSLYIQLFWLYYAMPTLTGYQLDPLLCGVVAFGLNYGAYGAEVVRGAIGSVPRGQYEAAVALNMSPLHRMRKVVLPQAWVQMIPSFTNLLIQLLKCTPLLWLISAADLMTVVQQLRDRTGETLTAYVTLLAVYFVLAYALTLLMNLLERGAKRRLGLPTGAGSLLRSRSAAEAVAATPGGAR; this comes from the coding sequence ATGAGTGATTTCTTCTCCGCCTTCTTCGACGAACTCCCGCAGGTGCGCTCGGGGTTGTGGGTGACCCTCGAAGCCACCGTCCTGGGCTCGCTGGCCGCGCTCCTGCTGTCGTTCGTCCTCGGTCTGATGTCGATCAGCCGGCTGCTGGTGCTGCGCGGCACCTCGCGCGTGGTCGTGGAGTTCTTCCGCGGCACCTCGCTCTACATCCAGCTGTTCTGGCTCTACTACGCGATGCCGACGCTGACGGGGTACCAGCTGGACCCGCTGCTCTGCGGCGTCGTCGCCTTCGGCCTCAACTACGGCGCGTACGGCGCCGAAGTGGTGCGCGGGGCGATCGGCTCCGTGCCGCGCGGCCAGTACGAGGCCGCCGTCGCGCTGAACATGTCGCCGCTGCACCGGATGCGGAAGGTGGTCCTTCCGCAGGCCTGGGTGCAGATGATCCCGTCCTTCACCAATCTGCTGATCCAGCTGCTGAAGTGCACCCCGCTGCTGTGGCTGATCTCCGCGGCCGACCTGATGACCGTGGTCCAGCAGCTGCGCGACCGTACCGGTGAGACGCTCACCGCGTACGTGACCCTGCTGGCCGTCTACTTCGTGCTGGCGTACGCGCTGACCCTGCTGATGAACCTGCTGGAGCGGGGCGCCAAGCGGCGGCTCGGGCTGCCCACCGGCGCGGGTTCGCTGCTGCGCAGCCGCAGTGCCGCCGAGGCCGTCGCCGCCACCCCGGGAGGTGCCCGGTGA
- the ehuB gene encoding ectoine/hydroxyectoine ABC transporter substrate-binding protein EhuB: MADFPNLSRRGFLNRSAAVGGLLVVPGLLSACSKTDAGSADGAEALEKLRKQGFVRVAYANEAPYGYLEGKELKGEAPTLHREIFKALGVDELKPTLSEWDGLIPGLQAGKYDVVSAGMAITPERCANALFSEPEFISPTALMVKKGNPKKVTDLVSAKAAGITVGVMSGAVEGKYAEGAGIAGDKVKTLQKPQDGADAVKGGRIDAFLLTGISLRWLAKTNPETEVTEPFVPELDGTKQYSPGGAVFRKGNEDLRDAFNRELKKIVSDRSRYVSLLREYGFSDTELPPATLKTADLCKG; encoded by the coding sequence ATGGCTGACTTCCCGAACCTGTCCCGCCGGGGCTTTCTGAACCGATCGGCAGCCGTGGGCGGCCTGCTCGTCGTCCCCGGTCTGCTCTCCGCGTGCAGCAAGACCGACGCCGGTTCCGCGGACGGTGCGGAAGCGCTCGAAAAGCTCCGCAAGCAGGGCTTCGTCCGGGTCGCGTACGCCAACGAGGCCCCGTACGGCTATCTGGAGGGCAAGGAGCTCAAGGGCGAGGCGCCCACCCTGCACCGGGAGATCTTCAAGGCGCTCGGCGTCGACGAGCTCAAGCCCACGCTCTCCGAATGGGACGGGCTGATCCCCGGGCTCCAGGCGGGCAAGTACGACGTGGTCAGCGCCGGAATGGCGATCACGCCCGAGCGCTGCGCCAACGCCCTCTTCTCCGAGCCCGAGTTCATCTCGCCGACCGCGCTGATGGTGAAGAAGGGCAACCCGAAGAAGGTCACCGACCTGGTGTCCGCGAAGGCCGCCGGGATCACCGTCGGCGTGATGTCGGGCGCGGTGGAGGGCAAGTACGCCGAGGGCGCCGGCATCGCCGGGGACAAGGTCAAGACGCTGCAGAAGCCGCAGGACGGCGCCGACGCGGTCAAGGGCGGCCGGATCGACGCGTTCCTGCTCACCGGCATCTCGCTGCGCTGGCTGGCGAAGACCAACCCGGAGACCGAGGTCACCGAGCCCTTCGTGCCGGAGCTCGACGGCACCAAGCAGTACAGCCCCGGCGGCGCCGTCTTCCGCAAGGGCAACGAGGACCTGCGGGACGCGTTCAACCGCGAGCTGAAGAAGATCGTCTCGGACCGGTCGCGCTATGTGTCACTGCTCCGGGAGTACGGCTTCTCCGACACCGAACTCCCGCCGGCCACGCTGAAGACGGCCGACCTGTGCAAGGGCTGA
- a CDS encoding D-2-hydroxyacid dehydrogenase — MPEPTLLVLDTDPSPRLGRLTGRARIRYTDEAGLAARLPEADVLLVWDFTSDAVRAAWPGEGPRPAWVHTASAGVDRLLCPELAASDTVVTNARGIFERPVAEYVTGLVLAFAKDLPGTLELQRRRHWRHRESTRLADSRAVVVGAGPIGREITRLLIALGVQVALVGRTARRTIHGTEDLDRLTALADWVICAAPLTESTRAMFDARFFGLMQPSARFINVGRGPLVVEDDLAEALRRRWIAGAALDVFEREPLEPGSPLWDVPDLIVSPHMSGDTAGWRDRLGEQFVAMYELWTAGQPLPNVVDKQRGYVPVREPGE, encoded by the coding sequence ATGCCCGAGCCCACCCTGCTCGTCCTGGACACCGACCCGTCGCCGCGTCTCGGCCGGCTGACCGGCCGGGCCCGGATCCGGTACACGGACGAGGCCGGACTCGCCGCCCGGCTCCCCGAGGCCGATGTGCTGCTGGTGTGGGACTTCACCTCCGACGCGGTACGGGCCGCCTGGCCCGGCGAGGGACCGCGTCCGGCCTGGGTGCACACCGCGAGCGCGGGCGTGGACCGGCTGCTCTGCCCGGAGCTGGCGGCCTCCGACACGGTGGTGACCAACGCCCGGGGCATCTTCGAGCGGCCCGTCGCCGAGTACGTGACCGGTCTGGTGCTGGCGTTCGCCAAGGACCTCCCCGGCACGCTGGAGCTCCAGCGGCGGCGGCACTGGCGCCACCGCGAGAGCACCCGGCTCGCGGACAGCCGCGCGGTGGTCGTCGGCGCGGGCCCGATCGGGCGGGAGATCACCAGGCTGCTGATCGCGCTGGGGGTCCAGGTGGCGCTCGTGGGGCGCACGGCGCGGCGCACCATCCACGGCACCGAGGACCTGGACCGGCTGACCGCCCTGGCCGACTGGGTGATCTGCGCGGCTCCACTGACCGAGTCGACCCGCGCCATGTTCGACGCCCGGTTCTTCGGACTGATGCAGCCGTCGGCCCGCTTCATCAACGTGGGGCGCGGACCGCTGGTCGTCGAGGACGATCTGGCCGAAGCGCTGCGCAGGCGCTGGATAGCGGGCGCGGCGCTCGACGTGTTCGAGCGGGAGCCCCTGGAGCCGGGGAGCCCGCTGTGGGACGTACCGGATCTGATCGTGTCGCCGCACATGAGCGGCGACACGGCGGGCTGGCGGGACCGGCTGGGTGAGCAGTTCGTGGCGATGTACGAACTCTGGACGGCCGGGCAGCCCCTGCCGAACGTGGTGGACAAGCAGCGCGGTTACGTCCCCGTGCGGGAGCCGGGCGAGTGA
- a CDS encoding maleate cis-trans isomerase family protein, producing the protein MTTVGFLYPGHFAEDDFPRMEVLLDAVRLVVNRTDVDDDAYRIDALIRTGSPERLAAGVEELRRAGVEAVVWASGAGSFLYGWEGAHEQTAALARAAGVPASSTSFGFAHAVRELGAGRVAVASTYPEGITALFADFLHAAGIDAAFTRAAPLGSAAEAAAWDLDRVKELAVAADRPEADAVLLPDTALHTAGHEAELEELLGKPVLTGNQVAVREGLRLAGRRAWSPRLGRIFAAREAPPAPVASWGEGRERAHSGRRAGPGDVRE; encoded by the coding sequence ATGACGACCGTCGGATTTCTCTACCCGGGTCACTTCGCGGAGGACGACTTCCCGCGGATGGAGGTCCTGCTCGACGCCGTCCGGCTGGTGGTGAACCGCACCGACGTCGACGACGACGCCTACCGGATCGACGCGCTGATCCGGACCGGCTCGCCCGAGCGCCTGGCCGCCGGGGTGGAGGAGCTGCGACGCGCCGGGGTCGAGGCCGTCGTCTGGGCGAGCGGCGCCGGCAGCTTCCTGTACGGGTGGGAGGGCGCCCATGAACAGACGGCCGCCCTGGCGCGGGCGGCCGGTGTGCCCGCCTCCAGCACCTCGTTCGGCTTCGCTCACGCGGTACGCGAGCTGGGCGCCGGCCGGGTCGCCGTCGCCTCCACCTACCCCGAGGGCATCACCGCCCTGTTCGCCGACTTCCTGCACGCCGCGGGCATCGATGCGGCCTTCACCCGTGCCGCCCCGCTCGGATCGGCCGCCGAGGCCGCCGCCTGGGACCTGGACCGGGTGAAGGAGCTCGCCGTCGCCGCCGACCGGCCGGAGGCCGACGCGGTACTGCTGCCCGACACCGCGCTGCACACCGCCGGGCACGAGGCGGAGCTGGAGGAGCTCCTCGGCAAGCCGGTCCTCACCGGGAACCAGGTCGCGGTCCGCGAAGGGCTCCGCCTGGCCGGCCGCCGCGCGTGGTCCCCGAGGCTGGGCCGGATCTTCGCGGCCCGGGAGGCGCCCCCGGCCCCGGTGGCTTCCTGGGGCGAGGGCCGGGAGCGAGCGCACAGCGGGCGGCGGGCGGGGCCCGGAGACGTACGGGAATAG
- a CDS encoding LLM class flavin-dependent oxidoreductase: protein MDEIRGDEIRGKAEGTATVPLSVLDLVTVGQGRTATQALRTSVDIARLAERRGFHRYWVAEHHSMPGVASSSPAVILAHLAAHTERIRLGSGGVMLPNHAPLVIAEQFGTLEAMAPGRIDLGLGRAPGTDGATAAALRRTDRLNEGEMGSPLLERSRELGEDFPQQLAELTRFLDDDFPDGHPYARIHAVPGPVQATAEGGVQSPARPPVWLLGSSGFSARLAGVLGLPFAFAHHFSAQNTIPALDLYRESFRPSAVLDAPYALIGVSALAADDEREARRQVLSGALSMVRLRTGRPGLVPTPEEAEAYAFSPMEREFVDSWLTNIVHGTPDEVRTGLDDLAKRTGADELMITANAHGGEARLRSYELIADAYGLPTVTA from the coding sequence GTGGACGAGATTCGAGGCGACGAGATTCGTGGCAAGGCGGAGGGAACGGCCACCGTTCCGCTCTCCGTTCTGGACCTGGTGACCGTGGGGCAGGGCCGCACCGCCACCCAGGCGCTGCGCACGAGCGTGGACATCGCACGGCTCGCCGAGCGCCGCGGGTTCCACCGTTACTGGGTCGCCGAACACCACTCCATGCCCGGCGTCGCCTCCTCCTCGCCCGCCGTGATCCTGGCCCACCTCGCCGCGCACACCGAGCGCATCAGGCTCGGCTCCGGCGGTGTGATGCTGCCCAACCACGCACCGCTCGTCATCGCGGAACAGTTCGGCACCCTGGAGGCCATGGCCCCCGGCCGCATCGACCTCGGCCTCGGCCGTGCCCCCGGCACCGACGGTGCGACGGCGGCCGCCCTGCGCCGCACCGACCGGCTGAACGAGGGGGAGATGGGGTCTCCCCTGCTCGAGCGCAGCCGAGAGCTTGGGGAAGACTTCCCGCAGCAGCTCGCCGAGCTGACCCGGTTCCTGGACGACGACTTCCCCGACGGCCACCCCTACGCCCGTATCCACGCGGTCCCCGGCCCCGTCCAGGCCACGGCCGAGGGCGGCGTCCAGTCGCCGGCCCGCCCGCCGGTCTGGCTGCTCGGCTCCTCCGGCTTCAGCGCCCGGCTGGCCGGGGTGCTCGGCCTGCCCTTCGCCTTCGCCCACCACTTCTCGGCCCAGAACACGATCCCGGCGCTCGACCTGTACCGGGAGTCGTTCCGGCCGTCCGCGGTGCTCGACGCCCCGTACGCCCTGATCGGCGTCTCGGCCCTGGCCGCCGACGACGAACGCGAGGCCCGCCGTCAGGTGCTCTCCGGCGCCCTGTCCATGGTCCGGCTGCGCACCGGCCGCCCCGGCCTGGTCCCGACGCCCGAGGAGGCGGAGGCGTACGCCTTCAGCCCGATGGAGCGCGAGTTCGTCGACAGCTGGCTCACCAACATCGTCCACGGCACGCCTGACGAGGTCCGTACCGGCCTAGACGACCTGGCCAAGCGCACCGGCGCCGACGAACTCATGATCACCGCCAATGCCCATGGCGGCGAGGCGAGGCTGCGCAGCTACGAGCTGATCGCGGACGCGTACGGACTGCCCACGGTCACGGCCTGA
- a CDS encoding putative bifunctional diguanylate cyclase/phosphodiesterase: MSGTSEGRGPTAGTPRYSAGPPTTERHAPWPPAGAGGSEPHGYRAAFLAATLPMAVVDHEGLVVTANEALGGLLGRSAATLANQSAADLLDLAADGRTWHAYREVLHGRRSRFRCTRRLKHPDGRALWAEVTVVPMPEREAGAGDGAGPGRVLLSVSDISDRRELQKRLRHLQMHDPVTRLPNRTLFFERLSAVLETPPYDDGSPGRARVGLCYLDLDGFKAVNDTMGHRIGDRLLAAVAARLTDCAAQDGPHRDGAHLVARLGGDEFAILVEDSAGTQQLTDLARSVLAALQQPFDLAGHRLSVSASIGVVERAVAGTSATGLMQAADTTLYWAKADGKARWTVFDPERNAHRMTRQTLSSTLRPAVERGEFTIEYQPLVGMADGVVRGVEALVRWNHPQFGMLSPNRFVAIAEEDGSIVQLGRWVLQSACRQARRWQLEHPTDPPLFISVNVAVRQVWDSDLVTDVAEILAETGLDPSLLQLELTESAVMGSAGQPIQALRSLSEMGVRIAIDDFGTGYSNLAYLSRLPVSVLKLDGSFVRGFRYDDGAHPSPADETIVEAMVQLAHRLGLTVTAECVETAGQAERLRRIGCDTGQGWLYSRAVAPERIGELIGTRPMQG, translated from the coding sequence GTGAGCGGAACCTCCGAAGGGCGCGGGCCCACGGCGGGCACACCCCGGTATTCCGCAGGACCGCCGACCACGGAACGTCACGCTCCGTGGCCTCCCGCCGGGGCCGGCGGATCCGAGCCGCACGGCTACCGGGCCGCGTTCCTGGCCGCCACGCTGCCGATGGCCGTCGTCGATCACGAGGGCCTGGTCGTCACCGCCAACGAGGCCCTCGGCGGCCTCCTCGGCCGCTCCGCCGCGACACTGGCCAACCAGTCCGCCGCCGATCTGCTCGATCTCGCGGCGGACGGCCGCACCTGGCACGCGTACCGCGAGGTGCTGCACGGGCGGCGCTCACGGTTCCGCTGCACCCGCCGGCTCAAGCATCCGGACGGGCGCGCGCTGTGGGCCGAGGTCACCGTCGTACCGATGCCCGAGCGGGAGGCCGGCGCGGGCGACGGCGCCGGGCCCGGCCGGGTGCTGCTCTCCGTCTCGGACATCAGCGACCGGCGCGAGCTGCAGAAACGACTGCGCCACCTCCAGATGCACGACCCGGTGACCCGGCTGCCCAACCGGACGCTCTTCTTCGAACGGCTCTCGGCCGTCCTGGAGACCCCGCCGTACGACGACGGCTCCCCCGGCCGCGCCCGGGTCGGGCTCTGCTACCTGGACCTGGACGGCTTCAAGGCAGTCAACGACACGATGGGCCACCGGATCGGCGACCGGCTGCTCGCCGCCGTCGCCGCGCGGCTCACCGACTGCGCCGCCCAGGACGGCCCGCACCGTGACGGCGCCCATCTCGTGGCGCGGCTGGGCGGCGACGAGTTCGCGATCCTGGTCGAGGACTCGGCCGGCACGCAGCAGCTCACCGATCTGGCCCGCTCGGTCCTCGCCGCGCTCCAGCAGCCCTTCGACCTGGCCGGGCACCGGCTCTCCGTCTCCGCCTCGATCGGGGTCGTGGAGCGGGCCGTGGCCGGCACCTCCGCCACCGGTCTGATGCAGGCCGCCGACACCACGCTGTACTGGGCGAAGGCGGACGGCAAGGCCCGCTGGACGGTCTTCGACCCTGAGCGCAACGCCCACCGGATGACCCGGCAGACGCTCTCGTCGACCCTGCGGCCCGCCGTGGAGCGGGGCGAGTTCACCATCGAGTACCAGCCGCTGGTCGGCATGGCCGACGGAGTCGTGCGCGGGGTGGAGGCCCTGGTCCGCTGGAACCATCCCCAGTTCGGCATGCTGTCGCCGAATCGGTTCGTCGCGATCGCCGAGGAGGACGGCTCGATCGTCCAACTCGGCCGGTGGGTTCTCCAGTCCGCCTGCCGCCAGGCCCGGCGCTGGCAGTTGGAGCACCCCACCGACCCGCCGCTGTTCATCAGCGTCAACGTCGCCGTACGCCAGGTCTGGGACTCCGACCTGGTCACCGATGTCGCGGAGATCCTCGCCGAGACCGGCCTCGATCCCTCGCTGCTCCAGCTGGAGCTGACCGAGTCCGCCGTGATGGGCTCGGCGGGCCAGCCGATCCAGGCGCTCCGGTCGCTCAGCGAGATGGGCGTGCGGATCGCCATCGACGACTTCGGTACCGGCTACTCCAACCTCGCCTATCTGAGCCGGCTGCCGGTCTCGGTGCTGAAGCTGGACGGCTCCTTCGTGCGCGGCTTCCGCTACGACGACGGCGCCCATCCGTCCCCGGCCGACGAGACGATCGTCGAGGCGATGGTGCAGCTGGCGCACCGGCTGGGCCTGACCGTCACCGCGGAGTGCGTGGAGACGGCCGGCCAGGCGGAACGGCTGCGCAGGATCGGCTGCGACACCGGGCAGGGCTGGCTGTACTCCCGCGCGGTGGCCCCGGAACGGATCGGTGAGCTGATCGGCACCCGGCCGATGCAGGGCTGA
- a CDS encoding M6 family metalloprotease domain-containing protein, translated as MERPSLRGVAAAVTSLLALAATSLVAGPAVAATGEAGPCALPRTDAHHSLGVSDWNGAYPRPDHSLDAVMIFLSFPDHRPAATPAELTADYFPATTQFFQRASYGKFTLRPHPMRQWTRMPKTSDQYGIRRDWDNERRSSYLRDAIAAADPKVDFSRYDIVYLVADPDAPGVDSDATKVVNFDQPLHADGTEIRRVVTVFEQHPPDHNVLAHETGHVFDLPDLYHRPADGKGDWDTYVGDWDVMGSQFGLAPDFFGWHKWKLGWLDRRQVICVQSSRDITLEPMAAAPAPGASLGTRLAVIRTGEGSAVVIEARSATGNDSTTCTEGILLYRVRNETPSGGGPVEVIDTHPRSDACWDRSVYAPLADAPLRVGETYSIPDAHTKVEVADRTPSGAWTVRITTGT; from the coding sequence GTGGAGAGACCGAGCCTGCGCGGTGTGGCCGCCGCTGTGACCTCCCTCCTGGCGCTCGCCGCCACCTCTCTCGTGGCCGGGCCCGCCGTGGCCGCCACCGGAGAGGCGGGGCCCTGCGCCCTGCCCCGGACCGATGCGCACCACTCGCTCGGCGTCAGCGACTGGAACGGCGCCTACCCCCGGCCCGACCACTCCCTCGACGCGGTCATGATCTTCCTCTCCTTCCCGGACCACCGCCCCGCCGCCACCCCCGCCGAGCTCACCGCCGACTACTTCCCCGCCACCACCCAGTTCTTCCAGCGCGCCTCGTACGGGAAGTTCACCCTGCGCCCGCACCCGATGCGGCAGTGGACGCGGATGCCCAAGACGTCCGACCAGTACGGCATACGGCGGGACTGGGACAACGAGCGACGCAGCTCCTATCTGCGCGACGCCATCGCCGCAGCCGATCCGAAGGTCGACTTCTCCCGGTACGACATCGTCTATCTGGTCGCCGACCCGGACGCCCCGGGCGTCGACTCCGACGCCACCAAGGTCGTCAACTTCGACCAGCCGCTGCACGCCGACGGCACGGAGATCCGCCGCGTCGTCACCGTCTTCGAACAGCACCCGCCGGACCACAATGTGCTGGCCCACGAGACCGGGCACGTCTTCGACCTGCCGGACCTCTACCACCGGCCGGCCGACGGCAAGGGCGACTGGGACACCTACGTCGGTGACTGGGACGTGATGGGCAGCCAGTTCGGACTCGCGCCGGACTTCTTCGGCTGGCACAAGTGGAAACTGGGCTGGCTGGACCGCCGGCAGGTGATCTGCGTCCAGAGCAGCCGGGACATCACCCTGGAACCGATGGCCGCCGCGCCCGCACCCGGCGCTTCCCTCGGCACCCGGCTCGCGGTGATCAGGACCGGCGAGGGCAGCGCAGTGGTCATCGAGGCCCGCAGCGCCACGGGCAACGACAGCACGACCTGCACCGAGGGGATCCTGCTCTACCGGGTGCGCAACGAAACGCCGTCCGGCGGCGGCCCGGTCGAGGTCATCGACACCCACCCCCGCAGCGACGCCTGCTGGGACCGCTCGGTCTACGCGCCGCTCGCGGACGCCCCGCTGCGGGTCGGCGAGACGTACAGCATCCCCGACGCGCACACGAAGGTCGAGGTCGCCGACCGCACCCCGTCGGGCGCCTGGACGGTCCGGATCACCACCGGCACGTGA